One Alteromonas sp. KC3 DNA segment encodes these proteins:
- the lhgO gene encoding L-2-hydroxyglutarate oxidase translates to MRKHYDLVIVGAGIVGAATLKHFVQVNPTKTVLMIEKEARSAQHQTGRNSGVIHAGVYYPPNSLKAQYCVAGLHDTIAWCAKAKLPFEQCGKLIVATKESELERLETLFHNCTQNGLSPERVNQATLHRLEPNIVGKEAIWVKLTGITDYTAVCRSFINAALETNNVDAHYSTRVAHINETPNNVQIGLAQCADKNSERVTRYDVSCDQLVCCAGAYADTLIRAQGLTPDFKIMPFKGVYYRLSEQFNNISERLIYPVPNPEMPFLGVHLTKMIGGYTTVGPNAVLALGREAYTSFPSFSEMYRTLSYRGLHKLLWQYRKSVVDEIQTSVSKKRYAKLVKQYCPDVSHEHFSFYRPGIRAQAVTDDGKLLHDFKFVQTDRVLHVGNAPSPAATSAMPIARAIVEQL, encoded by the coding sequence ATGCGAAAACATTATGATTTGGTGATAGTGGGCGCGGGAATAGTAGGGGCCGCCACGCTTAAGCATTTTGTGCAAGTCAATCCAACAAAAACGGTGTTGATGATAGAGAAAGAAGCACGCAGTGCACAACATCAGACTGGTAGAAACTCAGGCGTGATCCACGCCGGAGTGTATTACCCTCCGAATTCTTTAAAAGCCCAATATTGTGTGGCAGGCTTGCATGACACAATAGCGTGGTGTGCAAAAGCCAAGTTACCCTTTGAACAATGCGGAAAACTCATTGTGGCTACAAAAGAGAGTGAGCTTGAGCGATTGGAAACACTGTTTCACAATTGCACCCAGAATGGGCTTTCACCAGAGCGGGTGAATCAAGCGACACTGCATCGCCTTGAGCCAAACATCGTTGGTAAAGAAGCCATTTGGGTGAAGCTAACAGGAATAACCGATTACACGGCAGTATGCCGCAGCTTTATAAACGCAGCATTAGAAACCAACAATGTGGATGCTCACTATTCTACACGTGTTGCTCATATCAACGAAACACCCAACAACGTGCAAATCGGCCTTGCCCAGTGTGCTGACAAGAATTCTGAGCGCGTTACGCGATACGATGTCAGTTGTGATCAGCTGGTGTGTTGTGCGGGGGCGTACGCTGATACGCTAATTCGTGCTCAGGGTTTAACGCCTGATTTCAAGATTATGCCTTTTAAAGGTGTTTACTATCGCCTAAGTGAACAGTTCAATAATATAAGCGAGCGCCTGATTTACCCCGTACCAAATCCTGAAATGCCATTTCTTGGCGTTCACTTAACGAAAATGATAGGGGGATATACCACGGTTGGTCCTAATGCAGTATTAGCATTAGGAAGGGAGGCGTATACAAGCTTTCCCTCGTTTTCTGAAATGTACCGCACGCTATCTTATCGCGGTTTGCATAAGCTACTTTGGCAGTATCGCAAAAGTGTCGTTGATGAGATTCAAACCTCTGTTAGTAAAAAGCGTTATGCAAAACTAGTTAAGCAGTATTGTCCAGATGTATCACACGAACACTTTAGCTTTTATCGGCCGGGTATTCGTGCGCAAGCAGTAACGGACGATGGCAAGTTATTGCATGACTTTAAATTCGTACAAACCGATCGTGTATTACACGTGGGCAATGCTCCCTCGCCAGCGGCTACCAGTGCTATGCCGATAGCTCGCGCAATCGTTGAACAACTTTAG
- the tcdA gene encoding tRNA cyclic N6-threonylcarbamoyladenosine(37) synthase TcdA, protein MSDDPRLGGIVRLYGAEQTNNLANSHVVIAGIGGVGSWTAEALARSGVGTLTLIDLDDVCVTNTNRQIHALSDTIGEAKVDAIAKRIALINPNCTVHCVEDFVTPDNVTELFTSQHSAVVDATDSIRAKAAMIAHCKRNKIPIVTVGGAGGQIDPTQVTKGDLAKTTQDPLAAKLRSELRRNYNFSKNPKRRFGVECIYSTEQLRYPQPDGSVCYNKSAMEGGTRLDCAGGFGAVVTVTATFGMFAAASVINRLTGQK, encoded by the coding sequence ATGTCAGATGATCCGCGTTTAGGGGGCATTGTACGCTTGTATGGTGCTGAACAAACCAATAACCTCGCCAATAGCCATGTTGTAATTGCTGGTATTGGTGGTGTGGGTAGCTGGACTGCTGAAGCGCTTGCTCGTTCAGGTGTTGGCACATTAACGCTTATTGATTTAGATGACGTTTGCGTTACTAACACCAACCGACAAATACACGCGTTGTCAGATACCATCGGCGAAGCCAAAGTTGATGCCATCGCCAAGCGAATTGCACTCATTAACCCCAACTGTACTGTACATTGCGTTGAAGATTTTGTTACACCGGACAACGTAACAGAACTTTTTACTTCGCAACATAGCGCTGTGGTAGACGCAACTGACAGTATTCGCGCCAAAGCTGCAATGATCGCACACTGCAAGCGCAATAAAATTCCAATTGTTACTGTCGGTGGAGCGGGTGGTCAAATTGACCCTACCCAAGTAACAAAAGGCGACTTAGCGAAAACTACACAAGACCCGCTAGCAGCTAAACTGCGCAGTGAGTTAAGACGCAATTATAACTTCAGCAAAAACCCGAAGCGACGTTTCGGTGTTGAATGTATCTATTCTACTGAGCAATTGCGTTACCCTCAGCCAGACGGCTCTGTTTGTTACAATAAATCAGCTATGGAAGGCGGAACAAGGTTAGATTGTGCCGGTGGTTTTGGTGCCGTTGTTACCGTAACTGCCACTTTTGGTATGTTTGCAGCCGCCAGTGTTATCAACCGATTAACCGGACAAAAATAG
- a CDS encoding DUF2919 family protein: MLKLPLKYYDESGRILPPSWLYSLLILLCIDWLAFIFSLASRSQTDALLHFFYPQKESLGLGLAASLPVLASLLLVSQRERLWKRELIVWRKSVIPLSQLGIISLLAVQLFYAMHHHWGFEYVTGVKLLIYSISLYAITRSRHLKWMIEDWANPHPKDDDVSS; encoded by the coding sequence ATGTTAAAGCTGCCGCTTAAATACTACGATGAATCGGGTCGAATACTTCCCCCAAGTTGGTTATACAGCTTGCTCATCTTGCTTTGTATTGACTGGCTTGCGTTTATATTTTCACTAGCCTCACGAAGCCAAACCGACGCTTTGTTGCACTTCTTTTACCCTCAAAAAGAGAGTTTGGGATTGGGCTTAGCAGCAAGCCTACCCGTACTGGCGAGTTTGTTACTGGTTAGCCAGCGTGAACGTTTGTGGAAAAGAGAACTTATTGTATGGCGAAAGTCGGTTATCCCACTTTCTCAGCTTGGCATTATCTCACTGCTAGCCGTTCAGTTGTTCTATGCAATGCATCATCATTGGGGATTTGAATATGTGACAGGGGTGAAACTACTGATTTACAGCATTTCGCTGTATGCAATAACACGCAGTCGTCACCTTAAATGGATGATAGAGGATTGGGCAAATCCTCACCCCAAAGATGACGATGTGTCGTCTTAA
- a CDS encoding esterase/lipase family protein, translated as MKFFSLALLIRFVKWCLLSAVVMLSGCGNTSRYFDAIPNSLTLSVNQSPQFVTDFSHKSTDDLYNYCLGVVPQSTERLVNSIVCTHALLARDDVSLSQRQFALGRHRNALMRLLILKLEGLEDRAHLHTGIDLNVPIIFASRIKAREPSLQPKVLGDYGIAVVVRKNDLHQQVDSTDNTLKGYYPQEGEFRSYTLMFDGIKVDGKEVLIKISKQPINERTTIRVGRNAYLARYSPSAAYVALLNNSTIDAMSWKGFVGSDLAEERRGVYAIGPLSDTKIPLIMIHGLNSDPLVWRYLSVAILNDEWLNERYQLWHVLYPTGQPPFYNAMKVRRELNELLDRLENPLLKREAVYIGHSMGGLISKLLTTESGSDFWQATFAVSKSDYERYSTADIDELFFFSPLFERNTVFFLDTPHKGSALATSTIGYIGNKLVSLPVSLTHLFDGIVSALGNDIFTPSMRPYIENTRFKSLDVLAPGHPLMDVLYNKRVQGDAYAVIGSSSEIECDTPTLCSLINDGVVNYDSAFTPDALETIIVNSRHNSFKSPQAVDFIVEHLRN; from the coding sequence ATGAAATTTTTCTCTTTAGCCCTTTTAATACGCTTTGTTAAGTGGTGCTTACTAAGCGCTGTAGTAATGTTATCTGGCTGTGGGAATACCAGTCGTTACTTTGATGCCATCCCAAATAGCTTGACGTTATCAGTGAACCAGTCTCCTCAGTTTGTCACAGATTTTTCTCACAAATCTACGGATGACCTTTATAACTACTGCTTAGGTGTGGTTCCACAAAGCACAGAGCGACTTGTAAATAGTATAGTGTGTACACATGCGCTGTTGGCGCGCGACGACGTTTCACTTTCTCAACGCCAATTTGCTCTGGGAAGACATCGCAATGCATTGATGCGATTGCTTATTTTAAAGCTTGAAGGGTTAGAGGATCGTGCACACCTTCATACTGGAATAGACTTAAATGTCCCCATCATCTTTGCTTCCCGAATAAAAGCGCGAGAACCTTCACTACAGCCAAAAGTGTTGGGTGACTATGGTATTGCGGTAGTAGTACGTAAAAATGATCTTCATCAACAAGTAGACTCAACAGACAATACCTTAAAGGGCTATTATCCGCAGGAAGGGGAGTTCCGTAGTTACACATTGATGTTCGATGGTATAAAAGTTGATGGCAAAGAAGTACTCATAAAAATCAGCAAACAGCCAATTAATGAAAGGACCACCATAAGGGTGGGGCGCAACGCTTACCTTGCACGTTACTCACCTTCAGCTGCTTATGTAGCACTACTTAATAACTCCACTATTGATGCGATGAGTTGGAAAGGCTTTGTTGGATCTGACCTTGCCGAGGAAAGGCGAGGTGTATACGCAATTGGTCCGCTTTCAGATACCAAAATACCACTTATCATGATCCATGGTTTGAATTCTGACCCGCTTGTTTGGCGCTATTTGTCAGTAGCTATTTTAAATGACGAGTGGTTGAACGAGCGATATCAACTATGGCATGTGCTTTACCCTACAGGCCAACCACCTTTTTATAATGCAATGAAAGTGCGCCGCGAATTAAACGAATTGCTCGATAGATTGGAGAATCCACTGTTAAAAAGGGAAGCGGTTTACATAGGGCATAGTATGGGGGGACTAATCTCTAAGCTTCTGACCACCGAATCGGGAAGTGATTTTTGGCAGGCAACCTTTGCGGTATCTAAATCAGACTATGAACGATATAGCACGGCAGATATTGATGAGTTGTTTTTCTTCTCGCCATTATTTGAGCGAAACACGGTATTTTTTCTTGATACTCCACATAAAGGTTCCGCGTTGGCTACCTCTACGATAGGTTATATTGGCAACAAGTTAGTTAGCTTGCCAGTATCATTGACCCACCTTTTTGATGGTATAGTCAGCGCTCTTGGCAACGACATTTTCACTCCCAGTATGCGCCCCTACATTGAAAACACGCGCTTTAAAAGTTTAGATGTACTCGCGCCAGGACATCCACTTATGGATGTTCTTTACAATAAACGCGTTCAAGGAGATGCCTATGCTGTTATAGGGTCAAGCTCTGAAATAGAATGCGACACACCAACGCTTTGTTCACTTATCAATGATGGTGTTGTTAACTATGACAGTGCATTTACACCTGATGCGTTAGAGACCATTATTGTCAATTCTCGCCACAATTCTTTTAAATCACCTCAAGCGGTAGATTTTATTGTGGAGCATCTTCGCAATTAA
- the rimO gene encoding 30S ribosomal protein S12 methylthiotransferase RimO, with translation MTVETFDPKKVANKTTTLETPVKVLSENQNASTSNGNRIGFVSLGCPKNLVDSERILTQLRTEGYDVVPTYNDADLVIVNTCGFIDAAVEESLDTIGEALKENGKVIVTGCLGVKEDEIRELHPNVLAITGPHAYETVVEQVHDHLPKPSHNPFEDLIPDHGVKLTPRHYAYLKISEGCNHRCTFCIIPSMRGDLVSRPVGNVLDEAKRLKDAGVKELLVISQDTSAYGVDLKHRTGFWNGMPVKTHMQQLCEKLGEMGIWVRLHYVYPYPHVDDLIPLMNEGKILPYLDIPFQHASKRILRLMKRPGSSERVLERVKKWREQCPSLVIRSTFIVGFPGETEEEFEELLDFLREAQLDRVGAFAYSPVEGAKANELPDPVPEDIKQARLARFMEVQGEISAARLKARIGNEYQVVIDSVDAEGAVGRTYADAPEVDGVVHLNGVYDVKPGDRVWAEVIHANEHDVWAVLSEDQDDEEQQ, from the coding sequence ATGACAGTTGAAACCTTTGATCCGAAGAAAGTAGCCAACAAAACGACTACCTTAGAAACGCCAGTGAAAGTGCTTAGCGAAAACCAAAATGCAAGCACCAGTAATGGAAATAGAATTGGCTTTGTTAGCTTGGGCTGTCCCAAAAACCTTGTGGATTCTGAGCGTATTTTAACTCAACTGCGCACTGAAGGTTACGATGTAGTACCCACCTATAATGACGCAGACTTAGTTATTGTTAATACCTGTGGCTTTATTGATGCCGCCGTCGAAGAATCACTAGACACTATTGGTGAAGCACTCAAAGAAAATGGCAAAGTTATCGTCACCGGTTGCCTTGGGGTTAAAGAAGACGAAATTCGAGAACTTCACCCGAATGTACTTGCTATCACTGGGCCTCATGCCTATGAAACCGTTGTTGAACAAGTTCACGACCATCTTCCTAAGCCTAGCCACAATCCCTTTGAAGACCTTATTCCTGATCATGGCGTCAAACTTACACCTAGACACTATGCCTACCTGAAAATATCAGAGGGCTGTAATCACCGTTGCACGTTCTGCATTATTCCATCGATGCGTGGTGATTTAGTAAGCCGCCCTGTAGGCAATGTATTGGATGAGGCTAAACGATTAAAAGACGCGGGCGTGAAAGAGTTGCTCGTCATTTCTCAAGATACCAGCGCCTATGGCGTCGACCTTAAACATAGAACAGGTTTTTGGAATGGCATGCCAGTTAAAACACACATGCAACAACTGTGTGAAAAGTTAGGCGAAATGGGTATTTGGGTGCGCCTACATTATGTTTACCCTTACCCACATGTAGACGACCTCATTCCATTAATGAATGAGGGGAAAATACTACCTTATCTGGATATTCCATTCCAACATGCCAGTAAGCGTATATTGCGATTAATGAAACGTCCAGGCTCATCAGAGCGTGTTCTTGAGCGTGTTAAGAAATGGCGTGAGCAGTGTCCATCACTGGTGATCCGTTCTACTTTTATTGTCGGATTCCCGGGTGAAACTGAAGAAGAATTCGAAGAACTCCTCGACTTCTTGCGTGAAGCACAACTCGATCGCGTAGGTGCATTTGCCTATTCGCCAGTTGAAGGTGCAAAAGCCAATGAACTGCCAGATCCAGTACCAGAAGATATTAAACAAGCGCGTTTAGCACGCTTCATGGAAGTACAAGGTGAAATTAGTGCAGCACGTTTGAAAGCCCGTATAGGAAATGAGTATCAGGTAGTAATCGACTCAGTTGATGCCGAAGGCGCTGTTGGACGCACTTATGCCGATGCGCCAGAAGTCGATGGTGTGGTGCACTTAAATGGTGTTTATGATGTAAAACCGGGAGATCGTGTCTGGGCGGAAGTCATTCATGCAAACGAGCATGACGTATGGGCCGTATTATCTGAAGATCAAGACGACGAAGAACAACAATAG
- a CDS encoding SDR family oxidoreductase: MNVVITGGNRGIGLALTKQYKARGAKVFATCRNSCDELNSAGVTIVKGVDVSQPDTLAEKLAPLMDINIDILINNAGVLGRENIEDWDPNTIDYQFRVNALGPLLVTQTLLPRLAEQSKVALISSRMGSMEDNGSGGYYGYRMSKAALNAAGVSMANDLRPKGIAVGVFHPGFVQTEMVNGAGDIDADTCAERLVARIDELNIENAGRFIHSNGDVLPW; encoded by the coding sequence ATGAATGTTGTTATTACTGGCGGCAATCGCGGAATTGGTTTAGCACTAACCAAGCAGTACAAAGCGCGTGGGGCAAAAGTTTTTGCTACGTGTCGAAATAGCTGTGATGAGCTCAACAGTGCCGGCGTCACTATTGTGAAGGGGGTTGATGTATCACAGCCTGATACGCTTGCTGAAAAGTTAGCGCCATTAATGGACATTAATATTGATATACTCATCAATAATGCAGGCGTGCTGGGCAGAGAGAATATCGAAGATTGGGATCCCAACACTATAGACTATCAGTTCCGTGTGAATGCACTTGGACCGCTATTGGTGACACAAACACTATTACCTAGACTGGCCGAACAGAGCAAAGTTGCACTGATTTCAAGCCGTATGGGCTCGATGGAAGATAATGGGTCGGGGGGCTATTACGGATATAGAATGTCAAAAGCAGCACTAAACGCAGCAGGGGTATCAATGGCGAACGATTTAAGGCCTAAAGGTATCGCGGTAGGTGTTTTTCACCCAGGCTTTGTTCAAACTGAAATGGTCAATGGCGCGGGCGACATTGACGCCGATACATGCGCTGAACGTTTAGTGGCACGTATAGACGAGTTGAATATTGAAAACGCTGGGCGCTTTATTCATTCCAACGGTGATGTTTTACCGTGGTAG
- the kdsB gene encoding 3-deoxy-manno-octulosonate cytidylyltransferase → MSFTVVIPARFGSSRFPGKPLAMINGKPMIQHVVERAEEAGADKIIVATDDSRIQNAVSEFACVCMTSPDHQSGTERIAEVLQKEKVAPASIVVNVQGDEPFIPAQNIKQVADNLARATQCQMATLSTPINDAQDVFNPNIVKVVVNSLGESIYFSRSPIPFERDRMMAEPTSANTALYQRHIGIYAYRAQYVQQYVDYTPSALEQIESLEQLRAIWYGDKIHCETAIAPPPIGIDTPEDLERLLSTIN, encoded by the coding sequence ATGTCTTTTACTGTTGTCATTCCCGCACGATTTGGCTCAAGTCGTTTCCCAGGAAAGCCATTAGCCATGATTAATGGCAAACCCATGATACAGCATGTGGTGGAAAGGGCTGAAGAAGCAGGTGCCGATAAGATTATTGTCGCCACTGATGATTCGCGTATTCAGAATGCGGTGAGCGAGTTTGCATGTGTGTGTATGACATCACCTGATCATCAATCAGGTACAGAGCGCATTGCCGAAGTGTTGCAAAAAGAAAAGGTGGCGCCGGCGAGTATCGTCGTTAATGTGCAGGGAGATGAACCTTTTATTCCCGCCCAAAACATCAAACAAGTGGCTGATAATTTGGCGAGAGCAACTCAGTGCCAAATGGCAACGCTATCGACGCCGATAAATGACGCACAGGACGTATTTAATCCTAATATTGTTAAGGTTGTTGTAAACAGCCTTGGTGAGTCTATTTATTTTTCACGTTCGCCAATACCCTTTGAGCGAGACAGAATGATGGCTGAACCAACGTCGGCAAATACAGCATTATATCAACGACATATTGGCATTTATGCGTATCGCGCTCAGTATGTGCAGCAATATGTTGACTACACACCCAGTGCATTAGAACAAATAGAGTCATTGGAGCAGCTACGCGCTATTTGGTATGGCGATAAAATTCATTGTGAAACTGCGATTGCGCCACCTCCAATTGGAATTGATACACCTGAAGATCTAGAACGTCTTCTCAGCACTATAAATTAA
- a CDS encoding Trm112 family protein, whose protein sequence is MAFDKKLLEVLACPVCKGKLVLDDNNNTLICRFDRLAYDIKDGIPVLIESKASTLSLDDVDATR, encoded by the coding sequence ATGGCTTTTGATAAAAAGTTGCTAGAGGTACTTGCGTGCCCTGTATGTAAGGGAAAGCTGGTTCTAGACGATAATAACAACACATTGATCTGCCGATTTGACCGTTTAGCCTATGATATTAAAGATGGTATTCCGGTATTAATTGAAAGCAAAGCCAGCACGTTGTCTTTAGATGACGTAGACGCTACTCGATAG
- the lpxK gene encoding tetraacyldisaccharide 4'-kinase, whose translation MTDKREQTVHDKWYNGHALVWLLAPLALLFFFLSGVRRLLFKSGIKKRFKASVPVIVVGNISVGGNGKTPVVLALAEYYKSRGLKVGILSRGYGAKSPQYPRVVTHNDPANEVGDEPRLLAGRSGCIVVIDPVRSRGAAMLQNECGCDLIICDDGLQHYALHRDVELVVMDERLVGSGYLLPMGPLREGQWRLANVDAIVHNARSLPSFDQSVSPQFLMSLEPSDFVNVADSNKTATRNEISTQNCKAMAGIGDPKRFFNQLKAMGITLNEERALADHFAFSSSDIPSGRVLMTEKDAVKARAFAHDDCWYLPVTARLSPDFYQLVDAKLLRAGLALDNNQ comes from the coding sequence GTGACAGACAAGCGCGAACAAACCGTTCACGATAAATGGTACAACGGTCATGCGCTAGTGTGGTTGCTAGCGCCATTGGCGTTGCTGTTTTTCTTTTTGTCTGGCGTGCGTCGACTTCTTTTTAAAAGCGGTATTAAAAAGCGCTTCAAGGCATCTGTACCTGTCATTGTGGTAGGCAACATTTCAGTTGGTGGTAACGGAAAAACGCCGGTCGTACTTGCACTGGCTGAGTACTACAAAAGTCGCGGTTTGAAAGTAGGGATTTTAAGTCGAGGTTATGGTGCTAAATCGCCGCAGTACCCTCGTGTGGTAACACATAATGATCCTGCTAACGAAGTGGGTGACGAGCCTCGATTACTAGCAGGCCGCAGTGGTTGTATTGTTGTTATCGATCCGGTTCGTTCGCGCGGTGCAGCAATGTTACAAAATGAATGTGGCTGCGACCTGATAATATGCGATGACGGGCTGCAACATTACGCATTACATCGTGATGTAGAGCTAGTGGTAATGGATGAACGGCTTGTGGGTAGTGGTTATTTGCTGCCGATGGGCCCGCTACGAGAAGGGCAGTGGCGTCTCGCTAACGTTGATGCCATTGTGCACAATGCACGCTCTCTGCCTTCATTTGACCAGTCGGTATCGCCACAATTTTTAATGTCACTCGAACCAAGTGATTTTGTGAACGTTGCCGATAGTAATAAAACAGCGACCAGAAATGAAATAAGTACACAAAACTGCAAGGCGATGGCGGGAATAGGCGACCCAAAGCGATTTTTCAATCAGTTAAAAGCAATGGGGATTACGTTAAACGAAGAACGTGCATTAGCCGACCATTTTGCTTTTTCAAGTAGTGACATACCATCAGGTAGAGTGCTTATGACTGAAAAAGATGCGGTTAAAGCAAGGGCGTTTGCTCATGATGATTGCTGGTATTTGCCAGTTACAGCCCGATTGTCTCCCGACTTTTACCAATTAGTAGACGCAAAACTGTTACGCGCAGGTTTAGCGTTAGACAATAACCAATAA
- the msbA gene encoding lipid A export permease/ATP-binding protein MsbA translates to MQQADNSDLQIKRFLEYLKAYKMPFLCAIIGMIGYSAVDTFVFAQLQPMIDESLGKNDHEYLRLAAYAIVPLFLLRGFFNFMGSYTLSWIGAQVVMRMRQQLFDKYIHLPVAFHDNHAVGGLISKVTYDTEQVANASGKALLTLVREGALVIGLLCVMFYYSWQLSLIFLLIGPLVAIIVSFVSKRFRVVSKNIQQSMGNLTSSVEQAVRGHKVVIMFGGQEIERERFKQKNNHNRQQTMKLNVTSILSVSSIQVIASIALAVVLYIASTPGMLEELTAGVFINVVFCMVMLLKPLKQLTTINNQFQKGMAACASIFEILDEHDEVDKGQQTFTRAKGHIEFDDVTFSYPGKQSPALSNVTFNAKPGQSIALVGRSGSGKSTISSLLTRFYVPQQGEIRLDGAALNSIDLKSLRAQFAVVSQNVTLFNDSIANNIAYGAKQHVSREQIEEAAKMAHVEEFLANLPDGLDTVIGENGLMLSGGQRQRIAIARAILAQAPILILDEATSALDTESERLIQDALETLQKRCTSIVVAHRLSTIENADCIMVVEQGRIIEQGKHGELLEKGGHYAQLHALQFGEAK, encoded by the coding sequence ATGCAGCAAGCCGACAATTCGGACTTACAAATTAAACGCTTTTTAGAATATCTAAAAGCGTACAAGATGCCTTTCTTATGTGCCATTATCGGCATGATCGGCTATTCAGCAGTTGATACTTTTGTGTTTGCACAGTTGCAACCGATGATTGATGAATCGTTAGGTAAGAATGACCACGAATACCTACGTCTTGCGGCCTATGCCATTGTGCCGTTATTTCTACTGCGCGGCTTTTTCAATTTTATGGGAAGTTACACCCTTAGCTGGATTGGTGCGCAGGTAGTGATGCGTATGCGTCAGCAATTATTTGATAAATACATTCACTTGCCCGTTGCGTTTCACGACAACCACGCAGTAGGTGGATTAATTAGTAAAGTGACTTACGACACCGAACAAGTGGCAAACGCCTCTGGAAAGGCGCTATTGACCTTAGTGCGAGAAGGCGCATTAGTGATCGGACTTTTGTGTGTTATGTTTTATTACTCGTGGCAACTGTCATTGATCTTTCTTTTAATCGGACCTCTTGTCGCAATTATTGTTTCCTTTGTTAGCAAACGATTTCGCGTTGTCAGCAAAAACATTCAGCAATCTATGGGCAACCTGACTTCATCTGTCGAGCAAGCGGTGAGAGGACATAAAGTTGTCATTATGTTTGGTGGCCAAGAGATTGAACGTGAGCGATTTAAACAAAAGAATAATCACAATCGCCAGCAGACTATGAAGCTGAATGTCACCTCTATCTTAAGTGTTTCTTCTATCCAAGTTATTGCCTCTATTGCGCTAGCTGTAGTGCTTTATATCGCAAGTACGCCAGGTATGCTTGAAGAACTGACCGCGGGTGTGTTCATAAACGTTGTGTTTTGTATGGTTATGCTATTAAAGCCGCTAAAACAATTGACGACTATCAACAATCAGTTCCAAAAAGGTATGGCAGCATGCGCGAGTATTTTTGAGATACTTGATGAGCACGATGAAGTGGATAAAGGTCAACAGACCTTTACGCGTGCCAAAGGTCATATTGAGTTTGATGATGTTACCTTTTCATACCCGGGTAAACAGAGTCCAGCGTTAAGCAACGTTACCTTTAATGCCAAGCCGGGCCAATCGATCGCATTAGTAGGGCGCTCTGGTAGCGGCAAGTCGACAATTTCGTCGTTGTTAACGCGCTTTTATGTGCCGCAGCAGGGGGAAATTCGACTTGATGGCGCTGCGCTGAACAGTATAGATCTTAAATCGTTAAGAGCACAGTTTGCTGTAGTGTCTCAAAATGTCACTTTGTTTAACGATAGCATCGCAAATAATATCGCCTACGGTGCCAAACAACATGTTTCAAGAGAACAAATCGAAGAGGCGGCTAAAATGGCACATGTGGAAGAGTTCTTAGCCAATCTTCCCGACGGCCTAGATACGGTAATTGGCGAGAACGGCCTTATGTTATCGGGTGGTCAGCGCCAACGTATAGCTATTGCACGCGCTATTTTGGCACAGGCGCCAATACTCATTCTGGATGAAGCCACATCTGCCCTTGATACGGAGTCGGAGCGACTCATTCAAGATGCCCTAGAGACACTACAAAAGCGTTGTACCAGTATTGTCGTTGCGCACCGCTTATCGACTATTGAAAATGCTGATTGCATTATGGTGGTTGAACAGGGGCGAATTATTGAGCAGGGCAAACATGGCGAGTTACTTGAAAAAGGTGGCCATTACGCACAGTTACACGCGTTACAATTTGGTGAGGCTAAGTGA